The region ATGGCCGCATGTTGATCCTGATGGACATCGAGAAGCTGATGACGAGCCGCGAAATGGCGCTGATCGAGGCGCTCGGCGCTTGACGGAGCAGCACGGAAATACGGGAGGCTCACGATGTTGCACAACTGGTCGATCCGCACGACATTGACGGCGGTCGGATTCATGCTGGTCCTCTTGGCCGCGGCGGTAGGCGGGCTGAGCCTGTACGGGCTGCACCACGCGAGCCGGTCGCTCGACGCGATCGCGCACGGCGACCTGCCGGCGATCCACGCGCTCGACGACACGTCGTCGTACCTGCTGCGCTCGCGCGTCGCGCTCGACCGCTTCAAGACGCTGACCGAAGCGGGCAACGCCGACGAGGCGCAGAAGGTGCTCGCGCGCGCGCAGGAGCTGTACGGCAGGTCGCAGCAGAACTGGCAGGCGTTTCAGGGCGCGTCGAAGGATGACATCGACGGCGCGCTGACCGACGAGCTCAACGCGCGCTACACGACGCTGACCAAGGAAGGCGTCGAGCCCGAGTTCGCGGCCGCCAAGTCCGGCGACATGGCCGGCTACCACGCGATCGCCGATACCAAGATCAGCCCGATGTTCGTCGCCTACGACCAGTCGGCCGCGGCCGTGGTCGGCGCGTACCAGCAGCGCGCCGAGGCGCGCCAGGACGCGACCCAGGCGCGCATCTCGCTGCTCGTCGCGCTGATCAGCGCGGGCATCGCGCTCGCCTTCGTCGTCGTGATCGCGATCCGCTTCGCGCTGCGCGGGCTGATCGTGCAGCCGCTCAACGACGCGATCGCGCTGTTCGAGCGGATCGGCTCCGGCGACCTGTCGCAGCCGGTGACGATCCGCGGCAGGAACGAGATCGGCAGGCTGTTCGCCGGCATCAAGCGGATGCAGGACGCGGTTTCCGTGATGGTGCGGGCCGTGCATCGCGGCGCGGAATCGATCGACGTCGGCGCGCACGAGATCGCGAGCGGCAATACCGATCTGTCGCAGCGCACCGAGCAGCAGGCAGCGTCGCTGCAGGAAACCGCGTCGAGCATGGAGCAGCTGACCGGCACCGTGCGCCAGAACGCCGAGAATGCGCGCCAGGCGAGCCAGCTCGCGGTCAATGCCTCGGACATCGCGACCCAGGGCGGCGAAGTGGTCGGCCAGGTGGTGGTGACGATGCAGGACATCGCGATCAGTTCCGGCAAGGTGGTCGACATCATCGGCACGATCGAAGGCATCGCGTTCCAGACCAACATCCTCGCGCTGAACGCGGCCGTTGAGGCGGCGCGCGCGGGCGAGCAGGGTCGCGGCTTCGCGGTGGTGGCGGGCGAGGTGCGCTCGCTCGCGCAGCGCAGCGCGACGGCGGCCAAGGAAATCAAGCAGCTGATCGGCGATTCGGCCGACAAGGTGCAAAGCGGCTCCGCGCTGGTCGAGCGCGCGGGCGCGACGATGGGCGAAATCGTCCAGGCGGTGCGGCGCGTGACCGACATCATGGGCGAGATCAGCGCGGCGTCCGAGGAACAGTCGACCGGCATCGAGCAGGTCAACCGCGCGGTCGGCCAGATGGACGCCGTCACTCAGCAGAACGCCGCGCTCGTCGAGCAGGCCGCGGCAGCCGCCGCGTCGCTCGAGGAGCAGACCCGTCAATTGAAGCAGGCCGTGCTCGGCTGGCGCGTCGAGGGCGGCATCAGCGCGCCGGCTGCCGCGGCGGCAACGCCGGCTCGCGCGACCGCCCCGGCGTTGCCGCGCCCCGCGCCGCACGCGGCCGCGCCCGCCCTGCCGGGCGCCGCGCCGAAGCCGGCCGCGGCGCCCGCGCCGTCGGGCTATGCGCCGAAGCTCGCGAAGTCCGCGCCGGCCAAGACCGCCTCGACGAAGGCCGCTCCGGCCGCGGCCGCTCCCTCGAAGGCCGCCCCGGCGAAGGCCGCCTCGGCGAAGGCCGCCCCGGCGAACGCGCCGCGTCCGGCCGCCGCGCCGTCTGCGCTCAAGCGCCCGGTGCTGTCGGGCGAAGCAAAGCCGGCGCTGGCCGCCGCGGCCGTCGCCTCCGATGACGACTGGGAGACCTTCTAAACCATGTTCTCCGCGCGCGCCTCTACCCGTGTCGATGCTCCCGACCCGCAAACGCGGGGCGGCGACGCCGGGCGCGACTTCGATTTCACGACCGCTGATTTCTCGCGCATCCGCGCGCTGATCCACCAGCGGGCCGGCATCTCGTTGTCCGAGCACAAGCGCGACATGGCGTACAGCCGTCTCGCGCGCCGCTTGCGCGCCCGCGGTCTCGACAGTTTCCGGCACTACCTCGACCTGCTCGAGCAGGAGGATGACCCGGTCGAATGGGAGGCGTTCACCAATGCGCTCACCACCAACCTGACCGCGTTCTTCCGCGAGGCCCATCACTTCCCGCTCCTAGCCGAGTTCGTGAAGCGCCGCGAGGCGCCCGTGTCGGTCTGGTGCTCGGCCGCGTCGACGGGCGAGGAGCCGTACTCGATCGCGATCACGCTGATCGAGGCGCTCGGCGATTCCGCCGCGCGCTCGGCGACCGTGTTCGCGACCGATCTCGACACCCAGGTGCTCGCGAAGGCGGAGTCGGGCATCTACACCTTCGACCAGGTCAAGCACCTGAGCCCGGAGCGCCTCAAGCGCTTCTTCCTGAAGGGCACGGGCGCGCAGGCCGGACGCGTGAAGGTGCGGCCCGAGCTGCGCGCGATGATCCGCTTCGAGCAGCTGAACCTGACCGATGCCGACTACGGCATCGCCAAGCCGTTCGACGCGATCTTCTGCCGCAACGTGATGATCTACTTCGACAAGCCGACCCAGGGGCAGGTGCTGTCGCGCTTCGAGCCGCTCGTGAAGCCGGGCGGCCTGTTGTTCGCGGGCCATTCCGAGAATTTCACCTATGTGACCCAGGCGTTCCGTCTGCGCGGGCAGACGGTCTACGAACTGGCGCGCGACGCGGGCGGTACGGCGTCGCGGCCACGCACGCGCCCGGCTACGGCGGCGGCGCGGGAGGATGGGAAATGAGCGGCCTGCCGATCGCGACCAATCTCTATTTCGACAATCACTTTCACCGCCAGGGTGTGAAGCTGCTGCCGAACGAGGTCTACACGACGCACGACGACATGGTGCTCGTGACGGTGCTCGGCTCGTGCGTCGCGGCCTGCCTGCACGATCCATTCGCGGGGCTCGGCGGCATGAATCACTTCATGCTGCCCGACGACGGCGCGGACGCCGCGGCGGCCGCTTCCGAGTCGATGCGCTACGGCGCGTACGCGATGGAAGTGCTGATCAACGAGATGATCAAGGCGGGCGGCCGCCGCGAGCGTTTCGAGGCGAAGGTGTTCGGCGGCGCGGCGGTGCTGGCCGGCATGACCACCATCAACATCGGCGATCGCAACGCCGATTTCGTGCGCCGCTATCTCGCGCTCGAACGGATCCGCATCACCGCGGAGGACCTGCAGGGCGTCCATCCGCGCAAGGTCGCGTTCATGCCGCACACCGGCCAGGCCATGGTGAAGAAGCTCCGGCTGCAGGTGCCGGGCGTGACCGAGCGCGAGGCCGCGCTGGCCCGTTCGGCGGCCGAGGCGCGGGCCGCGCGCGCGCGCGCGAACGTCGAGCTGTTCGCCCCGGCGGGCAGGCCCGCGGCAAAGCCGCGCATCGAGCTGTTCGGCACCCGGGCGCCCCTTCAGAACGTAACGAAAAAGCAGGAGGCATGACCGCAGTGCAAAAGATCAAAGTATTGTGCGTCGACGATTCGGCACTGATTCGCAGCCTGATGACCGAGATCATCAACGGCCAGCCCGACATGGAGGTCTGCGCGACCGCGCCCGACCCGCTGGTCGCGCGCGAGCTGATCAAGCAGCACAATCCCGACGTGCTGACGCTCGACGTCGAAATGCCCCGCATGGACGGCCTCGATTTCCTCGAGAAGCTGATGCGCCTGCGGCCGATGCCGGTGGTGATGGTGTCGTCGCTGACCGAGCGCGGCTCGGAAATCACGCTGCGCGCGCTGGAGCTCGGCGCGGTCGATTTCGTCACCAAGCCGCGCGTGGGGATCCGCGACGGCATGCTCGATTATTCGGAAAAGCTGGCCGACAAGATCCGCGCGGCGTCGCGCGCGCGCGTGCGCCAGGCACCGCAGCCTCATGCGGCCGCGGCCTCCGCGCACGGCCACGCGGCCGCGCCGGCGGCGCCGCTGCTGAACAATCCGCTCGTCAGTACCGAGAAGCTGATCATCGTCGGCGCGTCGACGGGCGGGACCGAGGCGATCCGCGAGGTGCTGGTGCCGCTGCCGCCCGATGCGCCGGCCGTGCTGATCGCGCAACACATGCCGCCCGGCTTCACGAAGTCGTTCGCGCAGCGCCTGAACGGCCTGTGCCGGATCTCGGTCAAGGAAGCGGAACACGGCGAACGGGTGCTGCCGGGCCACGCGTATATCGCGCCGGGCCACGCGCACCTGTTGCTTGCGCGCAGCGGCGCGAATTACATTGCGCATCTGTCGGATGAACCGCCCGTGAACCGGCATCGGCCTTCGGTCGATGTATTGTTCCGGTCGGCGGCGCTGCACGCGGGCAAGAACGCGGTCGGCGTGATCCTGACGGGGATGGGCCGCGACGGCGCGGCCGGCCTGCTGGAAATGAAGCGCTCGGGCGCCTATACGTTCGCGCAGGACGAAGCGAGCTGCGTCGTGTTCGGCATGCCGCGCGAGGCGATCGCGCTCGGCGGCGCCGACGACATTGCGCCCCTCGCCGACATGAGCCGCCGTATCATGGCGCGACTCGCGTCGATGGGCGACCGGGTACAACGCGTGTAAACAATCACATGCGGTGCGGGCGGGCCTGGCCCACGCGCAACCCCGATACGAATTTGCAAAGGAACAGAGATGGACAAGAGCATGAAGATTCTGGTGGTGGACGATTTTCCGACGATGCGACGGATCGTCCGCAACCTGTTGAAGGAACTGGGCTATTCGAACGTCGACGAGGCAGAGGACGGGCTCGCCGGCCTCGCCCGGCTGCGCGGCGGCACCTATGACTTCGTGATCTCCGACTGGAACATGCCGAACCTCGACGGCCTGGCGATGCTGAAGGAAATCCGCGCGGACGCGGCGCTCACCCACCTGCCGGTGCTGATGGTGACCGCGGAGTCGAAGAAGGAAAACATCATCGCGGCCGCGCAGGCGGGTGCGAGCGGCTACGTGGTGAAACCGTTCACGGCGGCGACCCTCGACGAGAAGCTGAACAAGATCCTCGAAAAAATGGCGAAGGCCGGGAGCTGATGTGAACGAGCCGATCAACGCAGCGCTCGCGGAGACCGACTTCGCCGCAGACAGCCATGCCGACGCCGCCGATCTGGCGAGCGACCGGATCCTTGCCCGCATCGGCGTGCTGACCCGGACGCTGCGCGATTCGATGCGCGAGCTGGGGCTCGACAAGCACGTCGAGAAGGCGGCGGAGGTGGTGCCGGACGCGCGTGACCGGCTGCGTTACGTGGTCGCGATGACGGAGCAGGCGGCGGAACGGGTGCTGACCGCGATCGAGATCGCCAAGCCGGTGCAGGAGCGTCTCCAGACCGAGGCCGACGCGCTTGATGCGCGCTGGGCCAAGTGGTACGAGACGCCGATCGAGCGCGCGGAAGTCCGCGAGCTGATGAACGACACCCGCGCGTTCCTGCGCGCGCTGCCGGTCGCGACCCGCGCGACCAACGAGCAGCTGCTGGAGATCATGCTCGCGCAGGATTTCCAGGATCTGACCGGGCAGGTGATCAAGAAGATCATGGACATGGTCTACCTGATCGAACAGCAGCTGCTCGGCGTGCTGATCGAGAATATCGCGCCGGAGCGGCGCGAGCAGTTCGCGGCCACGGCCGCGGCGCTCGCCGCCGAACAGGTGATGAGCAGCACCGGCAGCCCCGAATCGCTGCTGAACGGCCCGCAGATCAACCCCGAGGGCAAGACGGACGTGGTCAAGGATCAGGCGCAGGTCGACGACCTGCTCGCGAGCCTCGGCTTCTGATCCGTCACGGATTGAAACAGATTCGATCGGGGTAAATTGTTTTTTTGACACCCGCGGCAGGCATACTACGATGCACGTTTGCCGGCCGTCGCTTTCTATTGGCTTTCACCGAGTTGTACCGGGGCGCCGCGCGCGGTTGCTGGAACGCAGTCTGATTGTGGAAGGGGGATGCGGTGAAATCGATTCGAACTGGCCGGATCGCCGCGCTCGCGGCGGCCGGCATGCTGGGCGCCGCGAGCGCCGGCCCGGCCTGCGCCGCGCTCGGCGGCGCGCCCATGACGCCGCCGGCGGCGGACAACGCCGCCAAGGTGCGGCTCCTGCAACGCTCGGCGCAGGCGAGCCTGCGCGCCTCGGGCGTCGCCGCGGCGGCGCCCGGCGCCAATTACACGGTGCGCGAGACCACGCTCGGTTCGGGCACGGTGGTTCGCGAATACCTGGCGGGCGACGGCACGGTGTTCGCGCTCTCATGGCGCGGCCCGGTCGTCCCGGACCTGAGCGATTTGCTCGGCCCCTATTTTCCGCAACTCGTCGACGGCGCCCGGGTGACCCAGCTGGTGCACGGCGTGCGTGCGCCGGTGGCGGTCGACGCCGACAACCTCGTCGTGCACACGGGCGGCCACATGGGCGCGTTCTCCGGGCAGGCGTGGCTGCCGCAGGCGTTGCCCGCGGGCTTCACCGGCAACGACATCCAGTGACGAGGGGAGATCGATCTTGCGCTTTCATCACACCCTGAGCCGCCGGCTCCTCGCGCTCGGCCTCGCGGCCGCCACCGCGCTCGTCGTCGCGGCCTGCGGCGGCGGCGACGGCAACAATCCCACCGTGTCGATGAACACCGGCACCGGCAGCGGCAACACCCAGGTCGGCGGCGGCAACGGTTCGAGCAGCGGCAACGGCTCGAATCAGGTCACGATCTCGGTCAATTCGGGCCTCGCGAACGTCGTCAACATGCCGACCGTCAGCCTGACGATCTGCGCGCCCGGTTCGTCGACGGTCTGTCAGGTGGTCCCGAACGTGCTGGTCGACACCGCCTCCTACGGGGTGCGGATCGTCGCGTCGGCGATTTCGGGCGTCAGCGGCAGCCTGCCCACGAGCAACGCGAACAGCGGCGGCCAGCTCGCCGAGTGCGGCAAGTTCGTGTCCAGCTACACCTGGGGCTCGGTGCGCACCGCCAACGTGCAGATCGGCGGGCAGGTCGCCAGCTCGCTGCCGATCCAGCTGATCGGCGACCTCGGCACCTCGAACGTGCCCAGCTCGTGCACCAACAACGGCCGCCTCAGCTCGGGGAACACCGCACAGGCGCTCGGCGCGAACGGCATCCTGGGCATCGGGCCCGCGCCCTACGATTGCGGCGTGAACTGCGCGACCTCGAGCACCTACAGCAACTACTACGCGTGCACGGGCAGCACGTGCCAGGTCACGACGGCGAGCCTCACGCAGCAGGTCGCGAATCCGGTGCCGAACTTCCCGAGCAACAACAACGGCGTGATCGTGTCGATGGGCACGCCGTCGGGCGGCGCGGCGAGCGGCACGCTGACCTTCGGCATCGGCAGCCCGCCGACGACCGTGCTCCACACCGATACCGCGGGCGACATGACCGGCACCTTCAACGGCGCCGCGATGAGCCAGGTGTTCTTCGACACCGGGTCGAACGCGTACTTCTTCGGCGTGACGTCGAACCCGACGTTGCCGCTGTGCAGCGGCAACAACGCGTTCTACTGCCCGTCGAGCACGACCACGCTGGCCGCGACCGTCACCGGGCTCGGCGCCAACGAGCAGGCCTCGCTGTCCGTGACCGCCGCGAACGCGAACGCGCTGTTCAACACGGGCGGCTATGCGCTCGTGAACCTGGCCGGCCCGTTCGGCAACGCGTCGACGCTCGACTTCGGCATGCCGTATTTCTACGGCCGCGCGCTGTACTTCGGCATGGATCTGACCGCCAGCGGCGGCGCGGCGCCTTACGTCGGCTTCTAGCGCGGCAGGCGGCGCAGCCACGCAACAGGGCGCGAGAAATCGCGCCCTTTTTTATTGGCGGCTTGCGTTGCGGTGCAGCGCCTATGCTCGACAAGTGGCCGCCGGGTGGCGGTCGCATGACGAACGAGGAGGTACGCGATGAGCGAGCGGATCCAGCGCATCACCCCATTCCTGTGGTTCGACCACGGCGCGGAGACGGCGGCGAACCAGTACGTATCGGTGTTCGACAATGCGCGCATCACGCGCGTCGTCCGCTACGGCAAGGACGCGGCGCGCGCGAGCGGCCAGCCCGAGGGCAGCGTGATGACGGTTGCGTTCGAACTGGACGGGCAGGCATTTGCCGCGATCAACGGCGGCCCGGTGTTCCGGTTCACGCCGGCGGTGTCGTTCATGGTCAATTGCGACGACCAGGCGGAGATCGATCACTTCTGGCGAGCGCTGTCCGCGGGCGGCGATCCCGCCGCGCAGCAGTGCGGCTGGCTCAAGGATCGCTTCGGCGTGTCGTGGCAGATCGTGCCGGCCGGGCTGTCGGCCTGGCTTGACGATCCGGATCACGCGCGCGGCGCGCGCGTGATGCAGGCGCTGCTGACCATGAAGAAGATCGAGATCAAGCCTTTGCTGCAGGCGGCGGCGGGCTGAGCCGACGCCCGCTTCGGCGCGGCGGCCCGCCCGGGCCGCTTCGCGCCGTCGCGTCGCTGGCCCCCCACCTTCGTCCGCCCCCCGGACAGGTCCGATTCCCGGAATTACCCCCCTTTCCCCGCTTTCCTCGACCGATCGCCGGTTGACGGCTGAATGAATAATCGATGTCACTGGCAAAGCGGCATCCCGCCGCGTCCCACCGGAGGCTCCGTGGCAGAGGAGAGCGATCTCGAGAAGACCGAAGCCGCCACTCCCAGGCGCCGCGAAAAGGCGCGCGAGGAGGGGCAGGTCGCGCGTTCGCGCGAGCTGGCTTCGTTCGCTCTGCTCGCGGCGGGGTTCTACGGCGCGTGGCTGCTGGCCGCCCCGAGCGGCGCGCACCTGCAGACGATGCTGCGCGGCGCGTTCACGTTCGACCGCGCGAGCGCGTTCGATACGCACCGGATGCTGTCGAGCGCCGGGGTCGCGAGCCTCGAAGGGCTCTACGCGATCGCGCCCGTGCTGGCGCTGACGGGCCTCGCGGCGCTGCTCGCGCCGATGGCGCTCGGCGGCTGGCTGGTGTCGTCGAAGAGCCTCCAACTGAAATTCGACCGGCTGAACCCGATCTCCGGGCTCGGCCGGATGTTCTCGATCCAGGGCCCGATCCAGCTCGGCATGTCGCTCGCGAAGACGATCGTCGTCGGCGGAATCGGCGGCGTGGCGATCTGGCGCAGCAAGGAAGAACTGCTCGGTCTCGCGATCCAGCCGCTCGACGCCGCGCTGATCGACGCGCTGCACCTGATCGCGGTGTGCTGCGGCTACACGGTGGCGGGCATGCTGGTGGTCGCGGGGATCGACGTGCCGTACCAACTCTGGCAGTACAACAAGAAGTTGCGCATGACCAAGGAAGAAGTGAAGCGCGAGCATCGCGAGAACGAAGGCGATCCGCATGTGAAGGGCCGGATTCGCGCGCAGCAGCGCGCGCTCGCGCGGCGCCGCATGATGACCAACGTGCCGACCGCCGACGTGGTCGTCACCAACCCGACCCATTTCGCGGTCGCGCTCAAGTACACCGACGGCGAGATGCGCGCGCCGAAGGTCGTCGCGAAGGGCGTGAACCTCGTCGCGGCGCGGATCCGCGAGCTGGCGGTCGAGCACCGCGTGCCGTTGCTCGAAGCGCCGCCGCTCGCGCGTGCGCTGTATCACAACGTCGATCTTGAACGCGAGATTCCGGGGCCGCTGTACTCGGCCGTCGCGGAAGTGCTCGCATGGGTGTACCAGCTGCGCCGGTTCCGCGCGGAAGGCGGGGACTGGCCGGAAACGCCGGTCGACCTGCCGGTGCCCGCCGAGCTGGACAAGGGCGCGACGGTCGCCGACGACGAGGCGCGCGAGGAAGCCGCGGACGCGCTGGGCGCGGCCGGCCGTGACGGGAGCGCCGCATGAACATGCCCGCCGGACTCCTCGGAAAACGCGCGCAGATGTTCGACAGCGCGAACCTGCGCGCGCTCGCCGGCCCGATCCTGATCTGCATGATCCTCGGCATGATGATCCTGCCGCTGCCGCCGCTGCTGCTGGATCTGCTGTTCACGTTCAACATCGCGCTGTCCGTGATGGTGCTGCTCGTCAGCATGTACACGATGAAGCCGCTCGATTTCGCGGCGTTCCCGAGCGTGCTGCTGTTCTCGACGCTGCTGCGCCTGTCGCTGAACGTCGCCTCGACCCGCGTCGTGCTGCTCGAAGGCCACACCGGCCCGGACGCGGCCGGGCAGGTGATCGAGGCGTTCGGTCACTTCCTGGTCGGCGGCAACTTCGCGGTCGGGATCGTGGTGTTCGTGATCCTGATGATCATCAACTTCATGGTGATCACGAAGGGCGCGGGGCGGATCGCCGAAGTGTCGGCGCGCTTCACGCTCGATGCGATGCCCGGCAAGCAGATGGCGATCGACGCCGACCTGAACGCCGGCCTCATCAATGAGGAACAGGCGCGCAAGCGCCGTACGGCGGTCGCGCAGGAAGCCGAGTTCTACGGCTCGATGGACGGCGCGTCGAAGTTCGTGCGCGGCGACGCGATCGCGGGCCTGATCATCATGGCGATCAACGTGATCGGCGGGCTGATCGTCGGGATGGTCCAGCACGACATGACGTTCGCGGCGGCCGGCACCAACTACACGCTGCTCACGATCGGCGACGGCCTCGTCGCGCAGATCCCGTCGCTCGTGATCTCCACGGCGGCGGGCGTGATCGTGTCGCGCGTCGCGACCGACGAGGACATCGGCACGCAGATCACCGGCCAGCTGTTCACGAACCCGCGCGTGCTGATGATCACCGGCGTCATCATCGTGATGATCGGCCTGATTCCGAACATGCCGCACTTCGCGTTCCTGCTGCTCGGCAGCGGGTCGATCTGGCTGTCGCGCACCATGACCAAGCGCGAAGAGGCGAAGAAGGCGGCCGGCATCGTCACCGATATCGCCCCGCCCGCCGCGCTGCCGGCGGACAGCCACGAGGCGACCTGGGAGGACGTGACGCTGATCGACACGCTCGGCCTCGAAGTCGGCTACCGGCTGATCCCGCTCGTCGACAAGAACAGCGACGGCGAGCTGCTCAAGCGGATCAAGAGCATCCGCAAGAAGTTCGCGCAGGAAATCGGCTTCCTGCCGCCCGTGATCCATATCCGCGACAACCTCGAACTGCGGCCGAACGGCTATCGGATCGCGCTGAAGGGCGTCGAGGTCGGGTTCGGCGAGGCTTATCCGGGCCAGTGGCTCGCGATCAATCCGGGCCAGGTGACGGCCGCGCTGCCGGGCGCGCCGACCCAGGATCCCGCGT is a window of Burkholderia sp. FERM BP-3421 DNA encoding:
- a CDS encoding methyl-accepting chemotaxis protein, which produces MLHNWSIRTTLTAVGFMLVLLAAAVGGLSLYGLHHASRSLDAIAHGDLPAIHALDDTSSYLLRSRVALDRFKTLTEAGNADEAQKVLARAQELYGRSQQNWQAFQGASKDDIDGALTDELNARYTTLTKEGVEPEFAAAKSGDMAGYHAIADTKISPMFVAYDQSAAAVVGAYQQRAEARQDATQARISLLVALISAGIALAFVVVIAIRFALRGLIVQPLNDAIALFERIGSGDLSQPVTIRGRNEIGRLFAGIKRMQDAVSVMVRAVHRGAESIDVGAHEIASGNTDLSQRTEQQAASLQETASSMEQLTGTVRQNAENARQASQLAVNASDIATQGGEVVGQVVVTMQDIAISSGKVVDIIGTIEGIAFQTNILALNAAVEAARAGEQGRGFAVVAGEVRSLAQRSATAAKEIKQLIGDSADKVQSGSALVERAGATMGEIVQAVRRVTDIMGEISAASEEQSTGIEQVNRAVGQMDAVTQQNAALVEQAAAAAASLEEQTRQLKQAVLGWRVEGGISAPAAAAATPARATAPALPRPAPHAAAPALPGAAPKPAAAPAPSGYAPKLAKSAPAKTASTKAAPAAAAPSKAAPAKAASAKAAPANAPRPAAAPSALKRPVLSGEAKPALAAAAVASDDDWETF
- a CDS encoding CheR family methyltransferase; this translates as MFSARASTRVDAPDPQTRGGDAGRDFDFTTADFSRIRALIHQRAGISLSEHKRDMAYSRLARRLRARGLDSFRHYLDLLEQEDDPVEWEAFTNALTTNLTAFFREAHHFPLLAEFVKRREAPVSVWCSAASTGEEPYSIAITLIEALGDSAARSATVFATDLDTQVLAKAESGIYTFDQVKHLSPERLKRFFLKGTGAQAGRVKVRPELRAMIRFEQLNLTDADYGIAKPFDAIFCRNVMIYFDKPTQGQVLSRFEPLVKPGGLLFAGHSENFTYVTQAFRLRGQTVYELARDAGGTASRPRTRPATAAAREDGK
- the cheD gene encoding chemoreceptor glutamine deamidase CheD, which encodes MSGLPIATNLYFDNHFHRQGVKLLPNEVYTTHDDMVLVTVLGSCVAACLHDPFAGLGGMNHFMLPDDGADAAAAASESMRYGAYAMEVLINEMIKAGGRRERFEAKVFGGAAVLAGMTTINIGDRNADFVRRYLALERIRITAEDLQGVHPRKVAFMPHTGQAMVKKLRLQVPGVTEREAALARSAAEARAARARANVELFAPAGRPAAKPRIELFGTRAPLQNVTKKQEA
- a CDS encoding protein-glutamate methylesterase/protein-glutamine glutaminase, translated to MTAVQKIKVLCVDDSALIRSLMTEIINGQPDMEVCATAPDPLVARELIKQHNPDVLTLDVEMPRMDGLDFLEKLMRLRPMPVVMVSSLTERGSEITLRALELGAVDFVTKPRVGIRDGMLDYSEKLADKIRAASRARVRQAPQPHAAAASAHGHAAAPAAPLLNNPLVSTEKLIIVGASTGGTEAIREVLVPLPPDAPAVLIAQHMPPGFTKSFAQRLNGLCRISVKEAEHGERVLPGHAYIAPGHAHLLLARSGANYIAHLSDEPPVNRHRPSVDVLFRSAALHAGKNAVGVILTGMGRDGAAGLLEMKRSGAYTFAQDEASCVVFGMPREAIALGGADDIAPLADMSRRIMARLASMGDRVQRV
- the cheY gene encoding chemotaxis response regulator CheY translates to MDKSMKILVVDDFPTMRRIVRNLLKELGYSNVDEAEDGLAGLARLRGGTYDFVISDWNMPNLDGLAMLKEIRADAALTHLPVLMVTAESKKENIIAAAQAGASGYVVKPFTAATLDEKLNKILEKMAKAGS
- the cheZ gene encoding protein phosphatase CheZ; the protein is MNEPINAALAETDFAADSHADAADLASDRILARIGVLTRTLRDSMRELGLDKHVEKAAEVVPDARDRLRYVVAMTEQAAERVLTAIEIAKPVQERLQTEADALDARWAKWYETPIERAEVRELMNDTRAFLRALPVATRATNEQLLEIMLAQDFQDLTGQVIKKIMDMVYLIEQQLLGVLIENIAPERREQFAATAAALAAEQVMSSTGSPESLLNGPQINPEGKTDVVKDQAQVDDLLASLGF
- a CDS encoding DUF2844 domain-containing protein, which produces MKSIRTGRIAALAAAGMLGAASAGPACAALGGAPMTPPAADNAAKVRLLQRSAQASLRASGVAAAAPGANYTVRETTLGSGTVVREYLAGDGTVFALSWRGPVVPDLSDLLGPYFPQLVDGARVTQLVHGVRAPVAVDADNLVVHTGGHMGAFSGQAWLPQALPAGFTGNDIQ
- a CDS encoding DUF3443 family protein encodes the protein MRFHHTLSRRLLALGLAAATALVVAACGGGDGNNPTVSMNTGTGSGNTQVGGGNGSSSGNGSNQVTISVNSGLANVVNMPTVSLTICAPGSSTVCQVVPNVLVDTASYGVRIVASAISGVSGSLPTSNANSGGQLAECGKFVSSYTWGSVRTANVQIGGQVASSLPIQLIGDLGTSNVPSSCTNNGRLSSGNTAQALGANGILGIGPAPYDCGVNCATSSTYSNYYACTGSTCQVTTASLTQQVANPVPNFPSNNNGVIVSMGTPSGGAASGTLTFGIGSPPTTVLHTDTAGDMTGTFNGAAMSQVFFDTGSNAYFFGVTSNPTLPLCSGNNAFYCPSSTTTLAATVTGLGANEQASLSVTAANANALFNTGGYALVNLAGPFGNASTLDFGMPYFYGRALYFGMDLTASGGAAPYVGF
- a CDS encoding VOC family protein gives rise to the protein MSERIQRITPFLWFDHGAETAANQYVSVFDNARITRVVRYGKDAARASGQPEGSVMTVAFELDGQAFAAINGGPVFRFTPAVSFMVNCDDQAEIDHFWRALSAGGDPAAQQCGWLKDRFGVSWQIVPAGLSAWLDDPDHARGARVMQALLTMKKIEIKPLLQAAAG
- the flhB gene encoding flagellar biosynthesis protein FlhB produces the protein MAEESDLEKTEAATPRRREKAREEGQVARSRELASFALLAAGFYGAWLLAAPSGAHLQTMLRGAFTFDRASAFDTHRMLSSAGVASLEGLYAIAPVLALTGLAALLAPMALGGWLVSSKSLQLKFDRLNPISGLGRMFSIQGPIQLGMSLAKTIVVGGIGGVAIWRSKEELLGLAIQPLDAALIDALHLIAVCCGYTVAGMLVVAGIDVPYQLWQYNKKLRMTKEEVKREHRENEGDPHVKGRIRAQQRALARRRMMTNVPTADVVVTNPTHFAVALKYTDGEMRAPKVVAKGVNLVAARIRELAVEHRVPLLEAPPLARALYHNVDLEREIPGPLYSAVAEVLAWVYQLRRFRAEGGDWPETPVDLPVPAELDKGATVADDEAREEAADALGAAGRDGSAA
- the flhA gene encoding flagellar biosynthesis protein FlhA gives rise to the protein MNMPAGLLGKRAQMFDSANLRALAGPILICMILGMMILPLPPLLLDLLFTFNIALSVMVLLVSMYTMKPLDFAAFPSVLLFSTLLRLSLNVASTRVVLLEGHTGPDAAGQVIEAFGHFLVGGNFAVGIVVFVILMIINFMVITKGAGRIAEVSARFTLDAMPGKQMAIDADLNAGLINEEQARKRRTAVAQEAEFYGSMDGASKFVRGDAIAGLIIMAINVIGGLIVGMVQHDMTFAAAGTNYTLLTIGDGLVAQIPSLVISTAAGVIVSRVATDEDIGTQITGQLFTNPRVLMITGVIIVMIGLIPNMPHFAFLLLGSGSIWLSRTMTKREEAKKAAGIVTDIAPPAALPADSHEATWEDVTLIDTLGLEVGYRLIPLVDKNSDGELLKRIKSIRKKFAQEIGFLPPVIHIRDNLELRPNGYRIALKGVEVGFGEAYPGQWLAINPGQVTAALPGAPTQDPAFGLPAVWIDTTLREQAQVYGYTVVDASTVVATHLNHLVVQHAAELLGRQEVQALIERTGKDAPSLVEDLVPKTISITTLQKVLQNLLDEGVPIRDMRTIIEAVSEQAGRLTDAYDLTAAVRLALGRAITQQWFPGAGEMQVMGLDSNLERVLSQALATGANPGLEPGLAHTLLVGTQEAMLRQQNMGLPPVLLVQHALRAMLARFLRRSLPQLKVLSYAEVPDTRTIKVVNVIGSNA